In one Hymenobacter sp. DG25B genomic region, the following are encoded:
- a CDS encoding family 1 glycosylhydrolase yields MAKTFLTLIKEKFGSGNYEGDQYGGAGGSDGSGLPTGLAGNFMFATGIECSYPTIDNGKTRRDLLAECYHYERYKEDLGLVKEMGLKVLRYGLPYYNIHKGPGKYDWTFADLAMAEIQRLGITPILDLMHFGVPDWLGNYQNPELPVYFAEYCGAVAKRYPWVRYYTPINEIYVTARMSALDGAWNEQLKSDKAFVTALKHLVAASIMGNQQIAIHRPDCVIVQSESAEFTHELRATRTPSIQLSNRLRFLALDLLYAFHPDAEVMNYLYDNGMTRTEYDWFMAGEPPGYQVMGNDYYGRNERIILPDGTLCTSMDVLGWYNITYEYYQRYHKPVMHTETNVFDANEAPTWLWKQWVNILQMRKEGVPVLGFTWYSLIDQVDWDSGLTRKAGSLNACGLFDLDRKPRPVAESYKMLLKEYGQITIVPHGEMFEVTTQPATLKVEI; encoded by the coding sequence ATGGCTAAAACCTTCCTCACGCTTATCAAAGAAAAGTTTGGCAGCGGCAACTACGAAGGCGACCAGTACGGCGGCGCCGGCGGCAGCGACGGCAGCGGCCTGCCCACCGGCCTGGCCGGCAACTTCATGTTTGCCACCGGCATTGAGTGCAGCTACCCCACCATTGATAACGGCAAAACCCGCCGTGACCTGCTGGCCGAATGCTACCACTACGAACGGTACAAAGAAGACCTGGGGCTGGTGAAGGAAATGGGCCTGAAGGTGCTGCGCTACGGCCTGCCCTACTACAACATTCACAAAGGCCCGGGAAAGTACGACTGGACGTTTGCCGACCTGGCCATGGCCGAAATTCAGCGCCTGGGTATTACCCCCATTCTGGATCTGATGCACTTTGGCGTGCCCGACTGGCTGGGCAACTACCAGAACCCCGAGCTGCCGGTATACTTTGCCGAGTACTGTGGCGCCGTGGCCAAGCGCTACCCGTGGGTGCGCTACTACACGCCCATCAACGAAATTTATGTAACGGCCCGCATGAGCGCGCTGGACGGAGCCTGGAACGAGCAGCTGAAATCAGATAAAGCCTTTGTTACGGCCCTCAAGCACTTGGTGGCCGCCAGCATTATGGGCAACCAGCAGATTGCCATTCACCGCCCCGACTGCGTGATTGTGCAGAGCGAATCGGCGGAGTTTACGCACGAGCTGCGCGCTACCCGCACGCCCTCCATTCAGCTCAGCAACCGGCTCCGGTTTCTGGCGCTTGATCTGCTGTATGCCTTCCACCCCGATGCCGAGGTGATGAACTACCTCTACGACAACGGCATGACCCGCACCGAATACGACTGGTTTATGGCCGGCGAGCCACCCGGTTACCAGGTGATGGGTAACGACTACTACGGCCGCAATGAGCGGATTATTCTCCCCGATGGCACCCTGTGTACCAGCATGGATGTGCTGGGCTGGTACAACATCACCTACGAGTACTACCAGCGCTACCACAAACCCGTGATGCACACGGAAACCAATGTTTTTGATGCCAACGAAGCCCCGACCTGGCTCTGGAAGCAGTGGGTGAACATCCTGCAGATGCGCAAAGAAGGCGTGCCGGTGCTGGGCTTCACCTGGTATTCCCTCATCGACCAGGTGGACTGGGACAGCGGCCTGACCCGTAAAGCCGGCAGCCTGAATGCCTGCGGCCTTTTTGATCTGGACCGTAAGCCCCGGCCGGTAGCCGAGTCTTATAAAATGCTGCTGAAGGAGTATGGACAGATTACCATTGTGCCCCACGGCGAGATGTTTGAAGTAACCACCCAACCGGCCACCCTGAAAGTGGAGATATAG
- a CDS encoding GMC family oxidoreductase, with the protein MPDEEVLEEGVLNPVKPEVQDPLLKSILEEAAAPTEQEQPQPLPDPAEEVDCVVIGTGAGGAPLLARLAMAGLKVVALEAGPWHNPQRDFATDEKAQEFLFWNDERLSAGQDPVAFGKNNSGTGVGGSTLHYTAYTPRAQDDDFRLRRDFGVGVDWPLGYEELEPYYDELEQFLGISGPEHYPWGKPRRRPYPLAPLPLNGAAQLMARACAQLGILTSPAANAALSGRYYQEGVGWREACTNRGFCQAGCSTGAKASMDVTFLPLAAAHGADIRPNSFVTEVERDDTGRITGVVYQQNGVTQRQKCRHLFLCAGAVETPRLLLLNELALSSGHVGQNFMAHTGLQVWGTFEEDIRPYKGIPGALISEDTHRPAGADFAGGYLLQSIGVMPVTFAGQVARQRKLWGEPLRHYLRQYNHIAGINMLGDCLPHPANFLELAEEKDARGLPKPRIQFTNQENEIRMTRHAETLMQQIWAAAGAQDIWSFPRNAHIIGTARMGLSGDDAVVNSEGRAFDVPNLYICDNSVFPSALSVNPALTIMALSLRTADKFLESLK; encoded by the coding sequence ATGCCCGATGAAGAAGTACTGGAAGAAGGGGTACTAAACCCGGTAAAGCCCGAAGTGCAGGACCCGTTGCTGAAAAGTATACTGGAGGAAGCGGCGGCCCCCACTGAACAGGAGCAGCCCCAGCCCCTGCCCGACCCGGCCGAGGAGGTGGATTGCGTGGTGATTGGGACCGGGGCGGGCGGCGCGCCCCTGCTGGCCCGCCTGGCCATGGCCGGGCTGAAAGTAGTGGCCCTGGAGGCCGGCCCCTGGCACAACCCGCAACGGGACTTTGCCACCGATGAAAAAGCCCAGGAGTTTCTGTTCTGGAACGATGAGCGCCTCTCCGCCGGTCAGGACCCGGTGGCCTTCGGCAAAAACAACTCCGGCACTGGCGTGGGCGGCTCCACCCTGCATTACACGGCCTACACCCCCCGCGCCCAGGACGACGACTTCCGCCTGCGCCGCGACTTTGGCGTGGGCGTAGACTGGCCCTTGGGCTACGAGGAGCTGGAGCCTTATTACGACGAGTTGGAGCAGTTTCTGGGCATATCCGGCCCAGAACATTACCCCTGGGGCAAGCCCCGGCGCCGGCCCTATCCGCTGGCGCCGCTGCCGCTGAACGGGGCCGCCCAGCTGATGGCAAGGGCCTGCGCGCAGCTGGGAATCCTGACCTCGCCGGCGGCCAATGCGGCGCTGTCGGGGCGCTACTACCAGGAAGGCGTGGGCTGGCGCGAGGCGTGTACCAACCGGGGTTTCTGCCAGGCTGGCTGCAGCACCGGCGCCAAAGCCAGCATGGACGTAACCTTTCTGCCCTTGGCGGCCGCGCACGGCGCCGATATTCGGCCCAATAGCTTTGTGACGGAGGTGGAACGGGACGATACGGGGCGCATCACGGGCGTAGTGTATCAGCAAAACGGCGTAACGCAACGGCAGAAATGTCGCCACCTGTTTCTGTGCGCGGGGGCCGTTGAAACCCCGCGCCTGCTGCTGCTGAATGAGCTGGCCCTGAGCAGCGGCCACGTGGGCCAGAACTTTATGGCCCATACCGGCCTGCAGGTGTGGGGCACCTTTGAGGAAGATATCCGGCCCTACAAAGGCATTCCCGGGGCTCTTATTTCCGAAGACACTCACCGGCCGGCCGGTGCCGATTTTGCGGGCGGCTACCTGCTGCAGAGCATTGGCGTGATGCCCGTGACCTTTGCCGGGCAGGTAGCGCGGCAGCGGAAGCTCTGGGGCGAGCCCCTGCGGCATTACCTGCGCCAGTACAACCACATTGCCGGCATTAACATGTTGGGCGACTGTTTGCCGCACCCCGCCAATTTTCTGGAGCTGGCCGAGGAGAAAGATGCCCGGGGCCTGCCCAAGCCGCGCATTCAATTTACCAACCAGGAAAACGAGATACGCATGACGCGCCACGCCGAAACCCTGATGCAGCAGATCTGGGCCGCGGCCGGCGCCCAGGACATCTGGTCGTTTCCGCGCAATGCCCACATCATTGGCACGGCCCGCATGGGCCTGAGCGGCGACGACGCGGTGGTGAACTCCGAGGGGCGGGCGTTTGATGTGCCTAACCTGTACATCTGCGACAACTCCGTGTTTCCCAGTGCCCTAAGCGTAAACCCGGCGCTTACCATTATGGCCCTCAGCCTGCGTACGGCCGATAAATTTTTGGAATCATTGAAATAA
- a CDS encoding gluconate 2-dehydrogenase subunit 3 family protein, which translates to MLYPEGTVRALLQTDLVTEATRTALQARLEATVHYQPQFLDTDAYRLLRTVAARLLPQPERPAPLELAPAIDARLAEGRSDGWRYDVLPPDREAYRMGLGGINQAAQAQFQQDFLALDAAHQDAVLEQLAAGKAAGENWEQVNQGRFFEELLAELTENYYAHPLAQEEIGYVGMADVPGWTRIGLNELEPREPEQQP; encoded by the coding sequence ATGCTCTATCCCGAAGGCACCGTTCGCGCTCTGCTGCAAACCGACCTGGTAACGGAGGCCACCCGCACGGCGCTGCAGGCCCGGCTGGAAGCTACTGTCCACTATCAGCCGCAGTTTTTGGATACCGATGCGTACCGGCTGCTGCGCACAGTGGCGGCCCGGCTCCTGCCGCAGCCGGAGCGCCCCGCGCCCCTGGAGCTGGCCCCGGCCATTGATGCCCGCCTGGCCGAAGGCCGGTCTGATGGCTGGCGCTACGATGTGCTGCCGCCCGACCGGGAAGCCTATCGCATGGGCCTAGGGGGTATCAATCAAGCGGCGCAGGCGCAGTTTCAGCAGGATTTTTTAGCGTTGGATGCCGCGCATCAGGATGCGGTGCTGGAGCAGCTGGCGGCTGGCAAGGCGGCGGGCGAAAACTGGGAGCAGGTAAACCAGGGGCGGTTTTTTGAGGAGCTGCTGGCCGAGCTGACGGAAAACTACTACGCCCACCCGCTGGCCCAGGAGGAAATAGGTTACGTGGGCATGGCCGACGTACCCGGCTGGACGCGCATTGGCCTGAATGAGCTGGAACCCCGGGAGCCGGAGCAGCAGCCCTGA
- a CDS encoding SDR family oxidoreductase — MKKSAQKLPYPAKQADMKLQPGMSFSTYRAAGKLRDKVALVTGADSGIGRAVAVAFAMEGAHVAVLYNENIQDAEETKRLIEAQDRQCLLLQLDVRDPEQCRQAVRRTRKELGGLNILVNNAAFQMAQEKFEDIPEEQIRRTFDTNILGYIWMAQAAVPHLKAPDCIINTGSIVGLTGNPLLIDYTASKSAIHAFTKSLATHLGERGIRVNCVVPGPVWTPNIPATMPLEEVEKFGYEVALKRPGQPEELAPAYVLLASEDGSFMTGSLVHVTGGKLSSDQ; from the coding sequence ATGAAAAAATCTGCCCAAAAGCTGCCATATCCGGCTAAGCAGGCCGATATGAAGCTGCAGCCCGGCATGAGTTTCAGCACCTACCGCGCCGCTGGCAAGCTGCGGGATAAGGTGGCCCTGGTAACCGGCGCCGACAGTGGCATTGGGCGGGCGGTGGCCGTGGCCTTTGCCATGGAAGGGGCCCATGTGGCAGTGCTCTACAACGAAAACATCCAGGACGCCGAGGAAACCAAGCGCCTGATAGAAGCCCAGGACCGCCAGTGCCTGCTGCTGCAGCTGGATGTGCGCGACCCGGAGCAGTGCCGGCAGGCCGTGCGCCGCACGCGCAAGGAGCTGGGCGGGCTGAATATTCTGGTGAATAACGCGGCTTTCCAGATGGCGCAGGAAAAATTCGAGGACATTCCCGAAGAGCAGATCCGCCGCACCTTCGATACCAACATTCTGGGGTATATCTGGATGGCGCAGGCCGCCGTGCCCCACCTGAAAGCCCCGGACTGCATCATCAATACCGGCAGCATAGTGGGCCTCACCGGCAACCCGCTGCTCATCGACTACACCGCCAGCAAATCGGCCATTCATGCCTTCACCAAGAGCCTGGCCACGCACCTGGGCGAGCGGGGTATTCGGGTGAACTGCGTGGTGCCCGGCCCGGTCTGGACGCCCAACATTCCCGCTACCATGCCCCTGGAGGAAGTAGAGAAATTTGGGTATGAAGTAGCCCTGAAGCGCCCCGGCCAGCCCGAGGAACTGGCGCCGGCCTACGTGCTGCTGGCTTCCGAAGATGGCTCTTTCATGACGGGCAGCCTGGTGCACGTAACCGGCGGTAAGCTCAGCAGTGACCAATAG
- a CDS encoding PA14 domain-containing protein, which yields MSVVVICIPAGADHAQNPGYRPAGQYYNGRSFEELAYTRTDPTIDFDWTYSSPGPGQPPQRFRSPAPGVSGDDFSIRWTGHLYVPVTGLYTFRILSDDGMRVWIGGKRVLSSWRDQRVTAVTTQVQLTGGRYYPIRVEYYQVQWDTRALLTWQLPASSEPAQPISPENLYAALPSSAKPIPREAERPRPKTPPVESVSSAPLAPAKTTPAVVRAVRPPVRRSAVVRPARRAPVATLPEPPVPVAAPADTPAASALPDLSTLTKGTAVTLPNLYFTQGKATLLPTSRPILNQLVRTLRAQPALRLEIAGHTDNVGNAELNRQLSEQRARNVRQYLMQHGIDSVRLTPRGYGGTRPVADNRDPKQRPRNRRVEVVVE from the coding sequence GTGTCTGTTGTTGTTATCTGCATTCCTGCAGGCGCAGACCATGCCCAAAACCCCGGGTACCGGCCTGCGGGGCAGTATTATAATGGCCGCAGCTTCGAGGAACTGGCGTACACGCGTACGGACCCCACCATCGACTTTGATTGGACCTACAGCTCGCCTGGTCCGGGTCAGCCTCCTCAGCGGTTCCGCTCGCCGGCACCGGGCGTATCGGGAGACGATTTTTCCATCCGCTGGACGGGGCACCTCTACGTTCCGGTTACGGGGCTCTACACCTTCCGTATTCTTTCCGATGACGGTATGCGGGTTTGGATAGGCGGCAAGCGCGTGCTGAGCTCCTGGCGTGACCAGCGCGTTACGGCCGTAACCACCCAGGTACAGCTCACGGGCGGGCGCTACTACCCAATAAGGGTAGAATACTACCAGGTACAATGGGATACCCGCGCGCTATTGACGTGGCAGCTACCGGCCTCATCGGAACCGGCCCAGCCTATTTCCCCCGAAAACCTGTATGCTGCGCTGCCATCTTCTGCTAAACCTATTCCGCGCGAAGCGGAGCGGCCCCGGCCAAAAACGCCACCGGTAGAATCGGTCAGCAGTGCCCCGTTGGCCCCAGCCAAAACCACGCCGGCGGTTGTGCGGGCCGTCCGGCCCCCGGTACGGCGCTCTGCCGTAGTGCGGCCCGCTCGTCGGGCACCGGTAGCTACCTTGCCGGAACCACCAGTGCCGGTAGCGGCGCCCGCCGACACACCTGCCGCCAGTGCCCTGCCCGATTTAAGCACCCTGACCAAAGGCACGGCCGTTACGCTGCCTAACCTGTATTTCACCCAGGGCAAAGCCACGCTCCTGCCCACTTCCCGGCCCATACTCAACCAGCTGGTGCGCACGTTGCGGGCGCAGCCGGCGCTGCGCCTGGAAATTGCGGGCCACACCGATAATGTGGGCAATGCGGAGCTGAACCGGCAGCTCTCGGAGCAGCGGGCGCGCAACGTGCGCCAATATCTGATGCAGCACGGTATAGATTCCGTGCGCCTCACGCCCCGGGGGTACGGCGGCACCCGCCCCGTGGCCGATAACCGGGACCCCAAACAGCGCCCCCGCAACCGCCGGGTAGAAGTAGTGGTGGAGTAA
- the metH gene encoding methionine synthase, producing MPTTTSPLHDILRQRLLILDGAMGTMIQRHKLEEADFRGTRFADHPKPLRGNNDLLSLTRPDIIRGIHADYFAAGADMVETNTFSGTTIAQADYGLEHIVYELNYESARIAREVADEFTAQNPAKPRFVAGAVGPTNRTASLSPDVNRPGFRAVTFDELATAYLEQVRGLVEGGSDALLIETIFDTLNAKAALYAVQKFFDEGGKVVPVMISGTITDASGRTLSGQTVEAFWNSIRHLPLLSVGLNCALGAHQLKQYVQELSRIADVHISAYPNAGLPNAFGGYDESAQEFAAVVEDYLQDNLLTVVGGCCGTTPQHIAELSKLAEKYQPRPLPAVPALTRLSGLEPFGINENSLFVNVGERCNVTGSRAFARLIRTGNYEAALQVARDQVEGGAQVLDVNMDEGMLDSEQAMTTFLHLIASEPDIARVPIMIDSSKWSVLEAGLKCVQGKSIVNSISLKEGEEVFKAHARTVRQYGAAVVVMAFDENGQADTLEKRIEICKRCYDILVNEVGFPAEDIIFDPNILTVGTGMEEHRNYALDFIEAVRWIKANLPGVLTSGGVSNISFSFRGNDVVREAMHSSFLYHAIQAGLDMGIVNPSQLAVYDEVPQDLLELVEDVLLNRRPDATERLVDFADNIKDKSTNSQQPSANSQEWRSLPVAERLQHALIKGITEFIDQDTEEVRQQVTRPLEVIEGPLMAGMNVVGDMFGAGKMFLPQVVKSARVMKKAVAYLEPYLLADKQSGDRQTAGKILLATVKGDVHDIGKNIVGVVLACNNFDIVDLGVMVPLEKILDEAVKQQVDVIGLSGLITPSLDEMVYVAQEMEKRGLKTPLLIGGATTSRLHVAVKIAPNYSGPVVHVNDASRSVGVAAALLGSADVEYARTVREDYRQLREDYAGRQREKNYLPIEAARENGFKADWETTPITKPSFLGTKVLEDYPLAELATYIDWTPFFHTWELKGRYPRILEDENLGEAATRLFEDAQALLQKIIDEKLLTARAVLGFWPANTQGHDTIQVFTDETREQVQTEFFTLRQQSEKAPGIPSLAFSDFVAPRETGREDYIGGFAVTAGLGIEKLLDQFEKDHDDYSSIMVKALADRLAEAFAERLHQRVREEFWGYAPAEHLSNEDLIQEKYQGVRPAPGYPGCPDHTEKITLFELLDAENKTGIRLTENLAMYPASSVSGFYYAHPNSRYFGLGRIGQDQVEDIARRKNMPLPELERWLAPNLNYDPVSVPVTAL from the coding sequence ATGCCGACGACCACCTCGCCCCTGCACGATATTCTGCGCCAGCGCCTCCTGATTCTGGATGGGGCCATGGGCACCATGATTCAGCGCCATAAGCTGGAAGAAGCTGATTTCCGGGGCACCCGCTTCGCCGACCATCCCAAGCCCCTGCGCGGTAACAACGACCTGCTCAGCCTCACCCGCCCCGACATCATCCGGGGCATTCACGCCGACTACTTCGCGGCCGGGGCCGACATGGTGGAAACCAACACCTTCAGCGGTACCACCATTGCCCAGGCCGATTATGGGCTGGAGCACATTGTGTATGAGCTGAACTACGAGTCGGCGCGCATTGCTCGGGAAGTGGCCGATGAGTTTACGGCGCAAAACCCCGCCAAGCCCCGCTTTGTAGCCGGCGCCGTGGGCCCCACCAATCGCACCGCCTCCCTCTCCCCCGACGTCAACCGCCCGGGCTTCCGGGCCGTGACGTTTGACGAGCTGGCCACCGCCTACCTGGAGCAGGTGCGCGGGCTGGTAGAAGGCGGCTCCGATGCCCTGCTCATTGAAACCATCTTCGATACCCTGAACGCCAAAGCAGCCCTGTACGCCGTGCAGAAGTTCTTTGATGAAGGCGGGAAAGTGGTGCCCGTCATGATTTCCGGCACCATTACCGATGCTTCCGGCCGCACGCTCTCGGGGCAGACGGTAGAGGCTTTCTGGAACTCTATTCGCCACTTGCCGCTGCTGAGCGTGGGTTTGAACTGCGCCCTGGGCGCGCATCAGCTCAAGCAATACGTGCAGGAGCTCAGCCGCATTGCTGATGTGCACATTTCGGCCTACCCCAACGCCGGTTTGCCCAATGCCTTTGGCGGCTATGATGAGTCGGCGCAGGAGTTTGCGGCCGTGGTGGAAGACTACCTCCAGGACAACCTGCTGACGGTGGTGGGCGGCTGCTGCGGCACCACACCCCAGCACATTGCCGAGCTCAGCAAGCTGGCCGAGAAATACCAGCCCCGCCCCCTGCCCGCCGTGCCGGCCCTAACCCGCCTGAGCGGTTTGGAGCCCTTCGGCATCAACGAAAACAGCCTGTTTGTGAACGTAGGCGAGCGGTGCAACGTGACGGGTAGCCGTGCTTTTGCCCGCCTTATCCGCACCGGCAATTACGAGGCGGCCCTGCAGGTAGCCCGCGACCAGGTGGAAGGCGGCGCGCAGGTCTTGGACGTGAACATGGACGAAGGCATGCTGGACTCGGAGCAGGCCATGACCACCTTCCTGCACCTGATTGCCTCCGAGCCCGACATTGCCCGCGTGCCCATCATGATTGACTCCTCCAAATGGAGCGTGCTGGAAGCCGGCCTCAAGTGCGTGCAGGGCAAGAGCATCGTCAACTCCATTTCCCTGAAAGAGGGCGAGGAAGTATTCAAAGCCCATGCCCGCACCGTGCGCCAGTACGGCGCTGCCGTGGTGGTTATGGCTTTTGATGAAAACGGCCAGGCCGATACCCTGGAAAAGCGCATCGAAATCTGTAAGCGCTGCTACGATATTCTGGTAAACGAAGTGGGTTTCCCGGCCGAGGACATCATCTTCGACCCCAACATCCTGACGGTGGGCACCGGCATGGAAGAGCACCGCAACTACGCCCTGGATTTCATTGAGGCCGTGCGCTGGATTAAAGCCAACCTGCCCGGTGTGCTCACCAGCGGCGGCGTGAGCAACATCAGCTTCTCGTTCCGCGGCAACGACGTGGTGCGCGAGGCCATGCACTCCTCCTTCCTCTACCACGCCATTCAGGCCGGGCTGGACATGGGCATTGTAAACCCCAGCCAGTTGGCCGTGTATGATGAAGTGCCCCAGGATTTGCTGGAGCTGGTGGAAGACGTGCTGCTCAACCGCCGCCCCGATGCCACCGAGCGCCTCGTGGACTTCGCCGACAACATCAAGGATAAATCAACCAACAGCCAACAGCCATCAGCCAACAGCCAGGAATGGCGCAGCCTGCCCGTGGCCGAGCGCCTGCAGCACGCGCTGATAAAAGGTATTACAGAGTTTATTGACCAGGACACCGAGGAAGTGCGCCAGCAGGTAACCCGCCCGTTGGAAGTAATTGAAGGCCCGCTGATGGCCGGTATGAATGTGGTGGGCGACATGTTCGGGGCCGGCAAAATGTTCCTGCCGCAGGTGGTGAAATCGGCCCGGGTGATGAAGAAGGCCGTGGCCTACCTAGAACCCTACCTGCTGGCCGACAAACAAAGCGGCGACCGGCAAACCGCCGGCAAAATCCTGCTGGCCACCGTGAAGGGCGACGTGCACGACATCGGCAAAAACATTGTGGGCGTGGTGCTGGCCTGCAACAACTTTGATATCGTGGACCTGGGCGTGATGGTGCCGCTGGAAAAGATTCTGGACGAAGCCGTGAAGCAGCAGGTCGATGTTATTGGCCTGAGCGGCCTCATCACCCCCAGCCTGGATGAAATGGTGTACGTGGCCCAGGAAATGGAAAAGCGCGGCCTGAAAACCCCGCTGCTCATTGGCGGAGCCACCACCTCCCGCCTGCACGTAGCCGTGAAAATTGCGCCTAACTACTCCGGCCCGGTGGTGCACGTAAACGATGCCTCCCGCAGCGTGGGCGTAGCCGCCGCGCTGTTGGGCTCGGCTGATGTGGAATACGCCCGCACCGTGCGCGAGGACTACCGTCAGTTGCGCGAGGATTACGCTGGCCGCCAGCGCGAGAAAAACTACCTACCTATTGAAGCGGCCCGGGAAAACGGCTTTAAGGCTGATTGGGAAACCACACCCATTACGAAGCCTTCTTTCCTCGGCACCAAAGTGCTGGAAGATTACCCGCTGGCCGAGCTGGCCACCTACATCGACTGGACGCCCTTCTTCCACACCTGGGAGCTGAAAGGCCGCTACCCGCGCATTCTGGAAGACGAAAACCTGGGCGAAGCGGCCACTAGGCTGTTTGAGGATGCGCAGGCCTTACTCCAAAAAATCATCGACGAAAAGCTGCTCACGGCCCGCGCCGTGCTGGGCTTCTGGCCCGCTAATACCCAAGGCCACGACACCATTCAGGTGTTCACCGATGAAACCCGGGAGCAGGTGCAGACGGAGTTCTTTACCCTGCGCCAGCAGAGCGAAAAAGCCCCCGGCATTCCTTCCCTGGCTTTCTCCGATTTCGTGGCGCCCCGGGAAACCGGCCGTGAGGACTATATTGGTGGGTTTGCGGTTACGGCGGGCCTGGGCATTGAGAAGCTGCTGGACCAATTCGAAAAGGACCACGACGACTACTCCAGCATTATGGTGAAAGCCCTTGCCGACCGCCTCGCCGAGGCGTTTGCCGAGCGCCTGCACCAGCGCGTGCGGGAGGAGTTCTGGGGCTATGCGCCCGCCGAGCATCTCTCCAATGAAGACCTCATTCAGGAGAAATACCAGGGCGTGCGGCCCGCGCCCGGCTACCCCGGCTGCCCCGACCACACCGAGAAAATTACCCTGTTTGAGCTACTCGACGCGGAAAACAAAACGGGCATCCGCCTCACCGAAAACCTGGCCATGTACCCGGCTTCCTCCGTCAGTGGTTTCTACTACGCGCACCCCAACTCCCGCTACTTTGGCCTGGGCCGCATTGGCCAAGACCAAGTGGAAGATATTGCCCGGCGCAAGAACATGCCGCTGCCGGAGCTGGAGCGCTGGCTGGCGCCCAACCTGAATTATGACCCGGTTTCCGTGCCTGTAACGGCGCTGTAA
- the metF gene encoding methylenetetrahydrofolate reductase [NAD(P)H] has protein sequence MKVTDHLLQAKGKTLFSFEVLPPKKGENIQSLFTNIEPLLEFKPPFIDVTYHREEYVYRQHPNGLLEKKTVRRRPGTVGICAAIKNRFDVDTVPHLICGGFSKEETENALIDLHFLGIDNVLALRGDPIKSEGRFLPDPDGHSYACDLIGQVADLNKGSYLDEEQDDTWATNFCIGAAGYPEKHFESPNYAADLRYLKHKVDRGADYIVTQMFFDNEQFFSFEKRCREAGINVPIIPGLKPLTAKGQLTMLPRSFYLNIPEALADAVHQAPGNEAARQIGIEWCINQSKELMAHGVPVLHYYSMGKSDSIRQVASALF, from the coding sequence ATGAAAGTTACCGACCACCTGCTGCAGGCCAAGGGCAAAACGCTGTTTTCCTTTGAGGTGCTGCCGCCGAAAAAGGGAGAGAATATCCAGAGCCTGTTCACCAATATTGAGCCGCTGCTGGAGTTTAAGCCCCCATTTATTGACGTTACTTACCACCGCGAGGAGTACGTGTACCGGCAGCACCCCAACGGCCTGCTGGAAAAGAAAACCGTGCGCCGCCGGCCCGGCACCGTGGGCATCTGCGCGGCCATCAAAAACCGCTTCGATGTAGATACAGTGCCCCACCTGATCTGCGGTGGCTTCTCCAAGGAGGAAACCGAAAATGCCCTCATCGACCTGCACTTCCTGGGCATTGATAACGTGCTGGCCCTGCGCGGCGACCCGATCAAAAGCGAAGGCCGGTTCCTGCCGGACCCCGACGGCCACAGCTACGCCTGTGACCTGATTGGCCAGGTGGCCGACCTGAACAAAGGTTCTTACCTGGACGAGGAGCAGGACGACACCTGGGCCACCAACTTCTGCATTGGCGCGGCCGGCTACCCCGAAAAGCACTTTGAGTCGCCGAACTACGCGGCCGACCTGCGCTACCTCAAACACAAGGTAGACCGCGGCGCCGACTACATCGTGACCCAAATGTTTTTCGATAACGAGCAGTTTTTCAGCTTTGAGAAGCGCTGCCGGGAAGCGGGCATCAACGTGCCCATCATTCCCGGCCTGAAACCCCTCACGGCCAAAGGGCAGCTCACCATGCTGCCCCGCTCCTTCTACCTCAACATTCCGGAAGCGTTGGCCGATGCCGTACACCAGGCGCCCGGCAACGAGGCGGCCCGGCAGATTGGCATTGAGTGGTGCATCAACCAAAGCAAAGAGTTGATGGCGCACGGCGTGCCGGTGCTGCACTACTACAGCATGGGCAAGTCCGACAGCATCCGGCAAGTTGCCAGCGCCCTCTTTTGA